In one Oncorhynchus nerka isolate Pitt River linkage group LG7, Oner_Uvic_2.0, whole genome shotgun sequence genomic region, the following are encoded:
- the slc9a1b gene encoding sodium/hydrogen exchanger 1b isoform X2, with the protein MPAFSCAFPGCRRDLLVIVLVVLVGIGLPIEASAPAYQSHGTEGSHLTNITNTKKAFPVLAVNYEHVRKPFEIALWILLALLMKLGFHLIPRLSAVVPESCLLIVVGLLVGGLIKVIGEEPPVLDSQLFFLCLLPPIILDAGYFLPIRPFTENVGTILVFAVIGTLWNAFFMGGLLYALCQIESVGLSGVDLLACLLFGSIVSAVDPVAVLAVFEEIHINELVHILVFGESLLNDAVTVVLYNLFEEFSKVGTVTVLDVFLGVVCFFVVSLGGVLVGAIYGFLAAFTSRFTSHTRVIEPLFVFLYSYMAYLSSEMFHLSGIMALIACGVVMRPYVEANISHKSYTTIKYFLKMWSSVSETLIFIFLGVSTVAGPHAWNWTFVITTVILCLVSRVLGVIGLTFIINKFRIVKLTKKDQFIVAYGGLRGAIAFSLGYLLSNSHQMRNLFLTAIITVIFFTVFVQGMTIRPLVELLAVKKKKESKPSINEEIHTEFLDHLLTGVEGVCGHYGHYHWKEKLNRFNKTYVKRWLIAGENFKEPELIAFYRKMELKQAIMMVESGQLPSVLPSTISMQNIQPRAIPRVSKKREEEIRRILRANLQNNKQKMRSRSYSRHTLFDADEEDNVSEVRLRKTKMEMERRVSVMERRMSHYLTVPANRESPRPGVRRVRFESGFQC; encoded by the exons ATGCCGGCATTCTCGTGTGCCTTTCCTGGCTGTCGCAGGGATCTCCTGGTAATAGTTTTAGTTGTGTTAGTGGGCATTGGATTACCTATTGAAGCCTCTGCCCCTGCATATCAATCGCATGGGACTGAAGGCTCACATTTAACTAATATAACAAATACTAAAAAGGCATTTCCTGTACTTGCCGTAAATTACGAACACGTACGAAAGCCTTTTGAGATCGCGCTATGGATCCTCCTCGCCTTATTGATGAAACTTG GTTTCCATCTGATCCCGCGTCTGTCTGCCGTGGTCCCAGAGAGCTGCCTGCTGATCGTGGTGGGGCTGCTAGTGGGGGGGCTCATCAAGGTGATTGGAGAAGAGCCCCCAGTACTGGACTCCCAGCTCTTCTTCCTgtgcctcctccctcccatcatcCTTGATGCTGGCTACTTCCTGCCGATCCGGCCCTTCACAGAGAATGTGGGCACCATCTTGGTGTTTGCGGTGATAG GTACCCTGTGGAACGCCTTCTTTATGGGGGGCTTGCTGTACGCCTTGTGCCAGATCGAGAGCGTCGGTCTGAGCGGAGTTGACCTGCTGGCCTGCCTGCTCTTCGGCTCCATCGTGTCGGCCGTGGACCCCGTGGCCGTGCTGGCTGTGTTTGAAGAGATCCATATCAACGAGTTGGTTCACATCCTGGTGTTTGGGGAGTCCCTTCTCAATGATGCTGTCACAGTG GTTCTGTACAACCTGTTTGAGGAGTTCTCCAAAGTGGGGACGGTCACTGTATTGGATGTGTTCCTAGGCGTGGTGTGTTTCTTCGTGGTGTCCCTAGGAGGGGTCCTGGTGGGGGCCATATACGGCTTCTTGGCAGCCTTCACCTCTCGTTTCACCTCTCACACCCGCGTCATCGAACCCCTTTTCGTCTTCCTATACAGCTACATGGCCTACCTTTCCTCCGAGATGTTCCATCTCTCTGGTATCATGGC TTTGATAGCATGTGGGGTTGTGATGCGGCCCTATGTGGAGGCCAACATATCCCACAAGTCCTACACCACCATCAAGTACTTCCTGAAGATGTGGAGCAGCGTGAGCGAGACACTCATCTTCATCTTCCTGGGCGTGTCCACGGTGGCAGGGCCACATGCCTGGAACTGGACCTTCGTCATCACCACCGTCATCCTCTGTCTGGTGTCACGAGTACTGG GTGTGATTGGCCTTACATTCATCATAAACAAATTCCGTATTGTCAAGTTGACCAAAAAGGACCAGTTCATTGTGGCCTACGGTGGCCTGCGAGGGGCCATAGCTTTCTCCCTGGGATACCTGCTGTCAAATAGTCACCAAATGAGGAACTTGTTCCTGACAGCAATCATCACTGTCATTTTCTTTACTGTGTTTGTGCAG GGTATGACAATCAGGCCCTTGGTTGAGCTACTTGctgtgaagaagaagaaggagagcaAGCCTTCCATCAATGAGGAGATTCACACAGAG TTCCTGGACCATCTCCTCACAGGAGTTGAGGGTGTCTGTGGCCATTATGGGCATTATCACTGGAAGGAGAA GCTTAACCGCTTCAACAAGACCTACGTGAAGAGGTGGCTTATAGCGGGCGAGAACTTTAAGGAGCCTGAGTTGATCGCCTTCTACCGCAAGATGGAGCTGAAGCAGGCTATTATGATGGTGGAGAGTGGTCAGCTGCCCTCAGTTCTGCCCTCCACCATCTCCATGCA GAACATCCAGCCCAGAGCGATTCCACGGGTCTCTAAGAAACGGGAGGAAGAGATCAGAAGGATCCTGAGGGCCAACCTGCAGAACAACAAGCAAAAA ATGCGCAGCAGATCCTACAGCAGACACACTCTGTTTGACGCCGATGAGGAAGACAACGTGAGCGAGGTGCGCCTACGGAAGActaagatggagatggagaggagggtcagtgtgatggagaggagg ATGAGCCACTACCTCACTGTTCCAGCCAACCGGGAGTCACCTAGGCCTGGAGTCAGGCGAGTCAGGTTTGAATCAG GTTTTCAGTGCTGA
- the slc9a1b gene encoding sodium/hydrogen exchanger 1b isoform X1, whose product MPAFSCAFPGCRRDLLVIVLVVLVGIGLPIEASAPAYQSHGTEGSHLTNITNTKKAFPVLAVNYEHVRKPFEIALWILLALLMKLGFHLIPRLSAVVPESCLLIVVGLLVGGLIKVIGEEPPVLDSQLFFLCLLPPIILDAGYFLPIRPFTENVGTILVFAVIGTLWNAFFMGGLLYALCQIESVGLSGVDLLACLLFGSIVSAVDPVAVLAVFEEIHINELVHILVFGESLLNDAVTVVLYNLFEEFSKVGTVTVLDVFLGVVCFFVVSLGGVLVGAIYGFLAAFTSRFTSHTRVIEPLFVFLYSYMAYLSSEMFHLSGIMALIACGVVMRPYVEANISHKSYTTIKYFLKMWSSVSETLIFIFLGVSTVAGPHAWNWTFVITTVILCLVSRVLGVIGLTFIINKFRIVKLTKKDQFIVAYGGLRGAIAFSLGYLLSNSHQMRNLFLTAIITVIFFTVFVQGMTIRPLVELLAVKKKKESKPSINEEIHTEFLDHLLTGVEGVCGHYGHYHWKEKLNRFNKTYVKRWLIAGENFKEPELIAFYRKMELKQAIMMVESGQLPSVLPSTISMQNIQPRAIPRVSKKREEEIRRILRANLQNNKQKMRSRSYSRHTLFDADEEDNVSEVRLRKTKMEMERRVSVMERRMSHYLTVPANRESPRPGVRRVRFESDNQVFSADSFPTVHFEQPSPASTPDAVSLEEEVPKRPSLKADIEGPRGNASDNHQGELDYQRLARCLSDPGPNKDKEDDDPFMSC is encoded by the exons ATGCCGGCATTCTCGTGTGCCTTTCCTGGCTGTCGCAGGGATCTCCTGGTAATAGTTTTAGTTGTGTTAGTGGGCATTGGATTACCTATTGAAGCCTCTGCCCCTGCATATCAATCGCATGGGACTGAAGGCTCACATTTAACTAATATAACAAATACTAAAAAGGCATTTCCTGTACTTGCCGTAAATTACGAACACGTACGAAAGCCTTTTGAGATCGCGCTATGGATCCTCCTCGCCTTATTGATGAAACTTG GTTTCCATCTGATCCCGCGTCTGTCTGCCGTGGTCCCAGAGAGCTGCCTGCTGATCGTGGTGGGGCTGCTAGTGGGGGGGCTCATCAAGGTGATTGGAGAAGAGCCCCCAGTACTGGACTCCCAGCTCTTCTTCCTgtgcctcctccctcccatcatcCTTGATGCTGGCTACTTCCTGCCGATCCGGCCCTTCACAGAGAATGTGGGCACCATCTTGGTGTTTGCGGTGATAG GTACCCTGTGGAACGCCTTCTTTATGGGGGGCTTGCTGTACGCCTTGTGCCAGATCGAGAGCGTCGGTCTGAGCGGAGTTGACCTGCTGGCCTGCCTGCTCTTCGGCTCCATCGTGTCGGCCGTGGACCCCGTGGCCGTGCTGGCTGTGTTTGAAGAGATCCATATCAACGAGTTGGTTCACATCCTGGTGTTTGGGGAGTCCCTTCTCAATGATGCTGTCACAGTG GTTCTGTACAACCTGTTTGAGGAGTTCTCCAAAGTGGGGACGGTCACTGTATTGGATGTGTTCCTAGGCGTGGTGTGTTTCTTCGTGGTGTCCCTAGGAGGGGTCCTGGTGGGGGCCATATACGGCTTCTTGGCAGCCTTCACCTCTCGTTTCACCTCTCACACCCGCGTCATCGAACCCCTTTTCGTCTTCCTATACAGCTACATGGCCTACCTTTCCTCCGAGATGTTCCATCTCTCTGGTATCATGGC TTTGATAGCATGTGGGGTTGTGATGCGGCCCTATGTGGAGGCCAACATATCCCACAAGTCCTACACCACCATCAAGTACTTCCTGAAGATGTGGAGCAGCGTGAGCGAGACACTCATCTTCATCTTCCTGGGCGTGTCCACGGTGGCAGGGCCACATGCCTGGAACTGGACCTTCGTCATCACCACCGTCATCCTCTGTCTGGTGTCACGAGTACTGG GTGTGATTGGCCTTACATTCATCATAAACAAATTCCGTATTGTCAAGTTGACCAAAAAGGACCAGTTCATTGTGGCCTACGGTGGCCTGCGAGGGGCCATAGCTTTCTCCCTGGGATACCTGCTGTCAAATAGTCACCAAATGAGGAACTTGTTCCTGACAGCAATCATCACTGTCATTTTCTTTACTGTGTTTGTGCAG GGTATGACAATCAGGCCCTTGGTTGAGCTACTTGctgtgaagaagaagaaggagagcaAGCCTTCCATCAATGAGGAGATTCACACAGAG TTCCTGGACCATCTCCTCACAGGAGTTGAGGGTGTCTGTGGCCATTATGGGCATTATCACTGGAAGGAGAA GCTTAACCGCTTCAACAAGACCTACGTGAAGAGGTGGCTTATAGCGGGCGAGAACTTTAAGGAGCCTGAGTTGATCGCCTTCTACCGCAAGATGGAGCTGAAGCAGGCTATTATGATGGTGGAGAGTGGTCAGCTGCCCTCAGTTCTGCCCTCCACCATCTCCATGCA GAACATCCAGCCCAGAGCGATTCCACGGGTCTCTAAGAAACGGGAGGAAGAGATCAGAAGGATCCTGAGGGCCAACCTGCAGAACAACAAGCAAAAA ATGCGCAGCAGATCCTACAGCAGACACACTCTGTTTGACGCCGATGAGGAAGACAACGTGAGCGAGGTGCGCCTACGGAAGActaagatggagatggagaggagggtcagtgtgatggagaggagg ATGAGCCACTACCTCACTGTTCCAGCCAACCGGGAGTCACCTAGGCCTGGAGTCAGGCGAGTCAGGTTTGAATCAG ACAACCAGGTTTTCAGTGCTGACAGTTTCCCTACTGTCCACTTTGAGCAGCCTTCCCCTGCCAGCACACCTGACGCTGTCAGCCTAGAGGAGGAGGTACCCAAGAGGCCTAGCCTGAAAGCAGACATAGAAGGACCCAGGGGTAATGCGTCAGACAACCACCAGGGCGAACTGGACTACCAGAGACTAGCACGCTGTCTAAGCGACCCCGGTCCCAATAAAGACAAGGAGGACGACGATCCCTTCATGTCCTGTTAA